The following DNA comes from Streptomyces sp. NBC_00690.
GCCGGTCTCGATGACGGGAACGATGGACTCCTCGACGACGGTCCGGATGAGACCGGCGCCGCCGCGGGGGATCAGTACGTCCACGAGCCCCCGTGCCCGCATCAGCTCGCGTACCGAGTCGCGGGACTCTCCCGGTACCAGTTGTACGGAGTCGGCTGGGAGACCCGCGGACTTGACCGCGTCGCGCAGGACGTCGACCAGCGCGACGTTCGACGAGTAGGCGGAGGAGGAGCCCCGCAGCAACACGGCGTTGCCCGACTTGAGGCAGAGGGCCGCGGCGTCCACGGTCACATTGGGCCTGGCCTCGTAGATGATGCCGACGACTCCGAGCGGGACCCGCACCTGGCGGAGGTCGATGCCGTTGGGCAGGGTCGAACCACGGACGACCTCACCCACCGGGTCCGGCAGGGCCGCGACGTCGCGGACGTCGGCGGCGATGGCCCGCACCCGCTCCGGAGTGAGGGTGAGCCTGTCGATGATCGACTCGCTGGTGCCGGCCTCGCGGGCCCGGAGGATGTCCTCGGCATTGGCGGCGACGATGACGTCGGTACGGGCTTCCAGGGCGTCTGCGATCGCCAGCAGGGCTTCGTCCTTGACCGCACGCGGCAGTGGCGCGATGTCGGCGGCAGCGGTCCGAGCCCGCTGAGCGGCCTGGACTACCGGCGAAGGAGTGTCGTTCTGCGCAAGCGGCGAGGGCGTCGTCATACTCGCAGGGTAATGCGCGTATGGAGTGGCCCGGCCGGTATCCCGTAGAGCGAGACGGGCACCCGCGGTCGGTGGTCGGTCCAGCACGGCCGGGGCGTGGGGTGGCACGAGCACCGGGCCTGACGGGTGGGTGTCGCGGGTGGCCGCCGGCACCGCTGGCCGGATCTGCCGCCAGCCCCCGCGAACCCTCACCGATGCGGATCGGCGCCATCCGGTGCTCAGCGGGCTTTCGCGTCCCATGGCTTCGAAGCCCAACCCTATGCCCGAAATGTCCCCCGGGTGCCGCGGGCACCCACGGCCCGCCACCGCCACGCGTCATCCCGGCCGCCCTGCTGCGCCGGCACGCCGGCACCCACCGGACGTCCAGGCCGAACGAAGGCCGTGACGTACGGCGGAAACCGGATGAAAACGGGATGCGGACACCTAGGAGCCGGACACCCACAGACCAGCGCCATCCAGGAGCGGGAACCCGCAGGCCCGAAGCCAGCCCGCAAACCGAAACGGGCCACGGACCGCCTAGAAGGGATGGACTCCCATGGAGGAGGCGGGCGGCGGCCCGTACCCCTCGGCGACCCGCTGGTGATACGTCTGCCGGTCGATCACTTCAAGACCCACGATCGTCCACGGAGGCAGTCGGGCGGTGGAACGGTGCT
Coding sequences within:
- a CDS encoding glutamate-5-semialdehyde dehydrogenase, whose translation is MTTPSPLAQNDTPSPVVQAAQRARTAAADIAPLPRAVKDEALLAIADALEARTDVIVAANAEDILRAREAGTSESIIDRLTLTPERVRAIAADVRDVAALPDPVGEVVRGSTLPNGIDLRQVRVPLGVVGIIYEARPNVTVDAAALCLKSGNAVLLRGSSSAYSSNVALVDVLRDAVKSAGLPADSVQLVPGESRDSVRELMRARGLVDVLIPRGGAGLIRTVVEESIVPVIETGTGNCHVYVDAQADLDMAVDILINSKAQRPSVCNAAETLLVHRDIAAAFLPRALDALAEAGVTVHADEQVTEYASASKATVVPATAEDWETEYLSYDIAAAVVDSLDAAVAHIRRWSSGHTEAIVTTSQAAARLFTQLVDSTTVAVNASTRFTDGGQFGFGAEIGISTQKLHARGPMGLPELTSTKYIVTGDGHVR